The following proteins are co-located in the uncultured Draconibacterium sp. genome:
- a CDS encoding FAD-dependent oxidoreductase, which produces MEKILIIGGVAAGATAAAKARRLSPEAQITMLEAGPDISFANCGLPYYIAGDIDSRSKLILQSPESFDEQYGVKVFTNTQVIAINKDEHVVKAKNSQNGSEQNFEYTKLILAQGGLPLQPDIPGAKADHVFSLWTLNDMDKIDNHLKNNEPKTAVVVGGGFIGLEMVEALVKRGLKVHVVEKMQHVMSIMEAETAGFITRELKAFGVGVHTETAVTKINSNSVELDNGKKLDADMVLLSIGVRPTLQLAIDAGLTIGEAGGLLVNDKLQTSDADIFAAGDMVEIEHRVNGKKVRIPLAGPANRQGRIAAENALGGQHSYKGAIGTSVVRVFEAVAGTTGLSLKQALAAGMNADAVVVHKEHHTSYYPGAETVSVMVIYDKETGVVLGGQTAGYKGADKRLDVLATAAATKLTVSELADIDFAYSPPIGTANDAMNMAAYVAENKMSGYGPSIMVSELDAYLESKQQVIVLDVRDVFAHQKSKLNGAYHLPLEMLQPNIERIPKDVPILIYDETGKKGHQAVRTLLGAGCQEVINISGGHTSLQRHAVTAGFKNFNVTLLPIEKKSTQEKVLEETETNKNVSTEELERLVIDVRTKGEFMSGAFPNALNIPLDDMMSGQIDLGNNMDREIIVYCASGARSAYAQQVLTSKGFTNVKNGGGISAMMSRY; this is translated from the coding sequence ATGGAAAAAATTTTAATTATTGGAGGGGTTGCTGCCGGAGCTACAGCAGCCGCCAAAGCAAGGAGATTATCGCCTGAAGCCCAAATTACAATGCTTGAGGCCGGACCGGATATTTCGTTTGCCAACTGTGGGTTACCCTACTACATTGCCGGCGATATCGACAGCCGTTCGAAACTGATTTTACAAAGTCCTGAAAGTTTTGACGAGCAATACGGAGTTAAGGTTTTTACCAATACCCAGGTAATTGCCATTAACAAAGACGAGCATGTTGTAAAAGCAAAAAACAGCCAAAATGGTTCGGAACAAAATTTTGAATACACCAAGCTGATTCTAGCACAGGGAGGTTTGCCTTTGCAACCCGATATTCCGGGTGCCAAAGCAGATCATGTGTTTAGTTTGTGGACACTAAACGACATGGATAAAATTGACAACCACTTAAAAAACAACGAACCAAAAACTGCGGTAGTAGTTGGTGGTGGATTTATTGGCCTCGAAATGGTGGAAGCCCTGGTAAAAAGAGGTTTAAAAGTACATGTGGTAGAAAAAATGCAACATGTAATGTCGATTATGGAGGCAGAAACTGCCGGTTTTATTACCCGCGAATTAAAAGCCTTTGGAGTGGGTGTTCATACCGAAACAGCGGTTACCAAAATAAATTCAAATTCAGTAGAATTAGACAACGGCAAAAAACTGGATGCCGATATGGTTCTGCTTTCAATTGGAGTTCGTCCTACTTTACAGCTTGCAATCGATGCCGGTTTAACCATTGGCGAAGCAGGTGGATTATTGGTAAACGACAAACTTCAAACTTCTGACGCTGATATTTTTGCAGCCGGCGATATGGTGGAAATCGAACACCGTGTAAATGGTAAAAAAGTTCGTATCCCATTGGCAGGCCCTGCCAATCGCCAGGGACGAATTGCTGCAGAAAACGCTTTAGGAGGTCAGCACAGTTACAAAGGCGCAATCGGAACCTCAGTAGTTCGTGTTTTTGAAGCTGTAGCCGGAACAACCGGGCTTTCGCTGAAACAAGCGCTTGCTGCCGGAATGAATGCAGATGCAGTGGTTGTTCACAAAGAACACCATACTTCGTATTACCCGGGTGCCGAAACCGTGAGTGTAATGGTAATTTACGATAAAGAAACGGGTGTTGTACTGGGTGGTCAAACTGCCGGGTACAAAGGAGCAGATAAACGTTTGGATGTTCTGGCCACAGCTGCGGCAACCAAATTAACGGTTAGCGAACTGGCCGACATCGATTTTGCCTACTCTCCACCAATTGGTACTGCAAACGACGCAATGAACATGGCTGCTTATGTGGCTGAAAACAAAATGTCGGGTTACGGACCAAGCATTATGGTATCGGAACTGGATGCTTACCTTGAAAGCAAACAGCAGGTTATTGTTTTGGATGTTCGCGATGTATTTGCTCACCAAAAAAGCAAATTAAACGGTGCCTACCATTTGCCATTGGAAATGCTGCAGCCCAACATCGAACGAATTCCAAAAGATGTTCCTATTCTGATTTACGATGAGACAGGTAAAAAGGGACACCAGGCTGTACGTACACTTTTGGGTGCAGGCTGTCAGGAAGTAATCAATATTTCAGGTGGACATACTTCGTTGCAACGTCATGCAGTTACTGCCGGATTTAAGAATTTTAATGTGACTTTGTTGCCAATCGAGAAAAAAAGTACACAGGAAAAAGTATTGGAAGAAACAGAAACCAACAAAAATGTAAGTACCGAAGAACTGGAAAGACTGGTGATTGACGTGCGTACAAAAGGTGAATTTATGAGTGGTGCTTTTCCAAATGCATTAAATATTCCGCTTGACGATATGATGTCGGGTCAAATTGATTTAGGCAATAACATGGATCGCGAAATCATTGTTTATTGTGCTTCCGGAGCCCGATCGGCGTATGCACAGCAAGTGTTAACGAGCAAAGGATTTACCAACGTTAAAAATGGCGGAGGAATTTCTGCCATGATGTCGAGATATTAA
- a CDS encoding FAD-dependent oxidoreductase codes for MKHFLVIGGGFAGVEAAIKLRKKGYKVTLVSDRDYLFIYPISIWIPVNGISFKDSTLPLADLQKKHGFDVIIDSVKSIDSANKKVILEKSEESYDYLFIAVGMEKVQMKGAENTLSICGKPEQTVSIRDQFDQLIQNGKGKIAVGFGGNPKDTKGSAVRGGPAFELLFNMSTYIKKKGLADNFELNFFAPMAEPGKKMGDKAFGNLGKFFSHYRINQYVGKKITGFTKNEVLFEDGNKLESDLIVYIAGGQGHSILKDSGLPLSEAGFVKTLPTCQVEGHPDIFAIGDSAELLGPKWAAKQGHVAEIMADVAAYNAHQQIIGSGKTKSYVDKINIICVMDSGDGAAYVSRTMKKETMVMLPILGHWLKKGWGFYFKNSKLKRIPRIPGM; via the coding sequence ATGAAACATTTTTTAGTAATAGGAGGCGGATTTGCCGGAGTTGAAGCAGCCATTAAACTTCGTAAAAAAGGGTACAAAGTTACGCTGGTATCCGACCGGGATTACTTGTTTATATATCCCATTTCAATTTGGATTCCGGTAAACGGAATAAGTTTTAAAGACAGCACACTTCCATTGGCCGATCTTCAGAAAAAGCACGGCTTCGATGTTATTATTGATTCTGTAAAAAGTATCGATTCTGCGAATAAAAAAGTAATTCTTGAAAAGAGTGAAGAAAGTTACGATTACTTATTTATAGCCGTTGGAATGGAAAAAGTACAAATGAAAGGTGCTGAAAATACCTTGTCGATTTGTGGAAAACCGGAACAGACTGTAAGTATTCGCGATCAGTTTGATCAACTTATTCAAAACGGAAAAGGAAAAATTGCGGTAGGTTTTGGCGGTAACCCAAAAGATACAAAAGGATCGGCAGTACGCGGAGGCCCGGCATTTGAGTTACTTTTTAACATGAGTACTTACATTAAGAAAAAAGGATTGGCCGATAATTTTGAGCTTAACTTTTTTGCACCAATGGCCGAGCCCGGCAAAAAAATGGGCGACAAGGCTTTTGGGAACCTGGGAAAATTCTTTTCACATTATCGCATAAATCAGTACGTAGGTAAAAAAATTACCGGGTTTACTAAAAATGAAGTGCTTTTTGAAGATGGCAACAAACTGGAAAGCGATTTAATTGTTTACATCGCCGGAGGACAGGGACATTCGATTTTAAAAGACTCGGGTTTACCTTTAAGTGAGGCCGGTTTTGTTAAAACACTCCCCACTTGCCAGGTGGAAGGCCATCCGGACATTTTTGCCATTGGCGACTCGGCCGAATTATTGGGTCCAAAGTGGGCAGCCAAACAAGGACACGTTGCCGAAATTATGGCCGACGTTGCTGCATACAACGCACACCAGCAAATCATCGGATCGGGCAAAACAAAAAGTTATGTCGATAAAATAAACATTATTTGCGTAATGGATTCAGGTGACGGAGCAGCTTATGTTTCTCGTACAATGAAAAAAGAAACAATGGTAATGTTACCCATACTTGGGCACTGGTTAAAAAAAGGCTGGGGATTCTATTTTAAAAACTCAAAGCTAAAACGTATACCCCGAATTCCGGGAATGTAA
- a CDS encoding cation diffusion facilitator family transporter — translation MNEAHLNKNQKRTSWVVILTAVTMVVEIYFGISSGSMALLADGIHMGSHVLAIGISWLAYVFVRKMSKKESYTGDSNKILSLSGYTSGLMLLIFAIVILVEAFDRFFHPHAINFKDAILVAVIGLIVNILSAVILHHDHEHSDHNIKAAYVHVLADALTSLAAIFGLTAALIWDIPFIDTIAAIISSFVIIKWSVGLLKDTGGVLLDVNKQEHHHSL, via the coding sequence ATGAATGAAGCACATTTAAATAAAAACCAGAAACGAACAAGTTGGGTGGTAATTTTAACAGCAGTTACCATGGTGGTTGAAATTTATTTTGGCATTTCATCGGGTTCCATGGCTCTTTTGGCCGACGGAATTCATATGGGCTCGCATGTTTTAGCCATAGGTATTAGCTGGCTGGCGTATGTTTTTGTCAGAAAAATGTCGAAAAAAGAATCGTACACCGGCGACTCAAATAAAATTTTATCGCTCTCGGGTTATACCAGTGGATTAATGCTTCTGATTTTTGCCATTGTTATTTTGGTTGAGGCCTTCGACCGTTTTTTTCATCCTCATGCTATTAATTTTAAAGATGCTATACTTGTAGCTGTTATCGGGTTAATCGTAAACATTTTAAGCGCAGTAATTTTACATCACGACCACGAACATTCTGATCATAATATTAAGGCTGCTTATGTGCACGTTCTTGCTGATGCACTTACCAGTTTGGCCGCCATTTTTGGCCTGACTGCCGCTTTAATCTGGGACATTCCGTTTATTGATACCATTGCGGCAATCATTAGCTCATTTGTAATTATTAAATGGTCGGTTGGCCTACTGAAAGATACAGGAGGTGTTTTACTGGATGTAAATAAACAAGAGCACCACCATTCGCTCTAA
- the trxA gene encoding thioredoxin, whose protein sequence is MKATHLFILAISAVLFASCNSASSDKNTTQDEAASAKVETSKSADLADSDGKVVHLTSETFKQDVFNYQVNQEWKYEGTVPCIVDFYADWCGPCKMVAPILDDLAKEYDGKIVIYKVDTDKQQEVASAFGIRSIPSILFVPVEGQPQMAQGALPKESFVQAIEEVLLQEKAEI, encoded by the coding sequence ATGAAAGCAACACATTTATTTATACTTGCAATAAGCGCCGTTTTATTTGCCTCCTGCAACTCCGCTTCAAGTGACAAAAACACCACTCAGGATGAAGCTGCATCAGCAAAAGTTGAAACAAGTAAAAGTGCAGATCTTGCAGATTCTGACGGAAAAGTAGTCCATCTAACATCTGAAACATTTAAACAAGACGTGTTTAACTACCAGGTAAACCAGGAATGGAAATACGAAGGGACAGTACCATGTATTGTTGATTTTTATGCCGACTGGTGTGGCCCGTGTAAAATGGTTGCGCCAATTCTCGACGACCTTGCCAAAGAATACGATGGTAAAATAGTGATTTACAAAGTAGATACCGATAAACAACAAGAAGTGGCTTCAGCATTTGGAATCCGAAGTATTCCTTCCATTCTTTTTGTTCCTGTTGAAGGCCAGCCACAAATGGCGCAGGGAGCACTGCCAAAAGAATCGTTTGTTCAAGCCATAGAAGAAGTTCTGTTACAGGAAAAAGCAGAAATTTAA
- a CDS encoding NAD(P)-binding domain-containing protein produces the protein MGAELDKILIYGSVGLLLFVVLWIYIRKQKKESKEVEEKIKVAKEEGLYEPVSLHPVVDVNSCIKSGACILACPEHDILGIRNGKATVINASRCVGHGACFHACPTQAISLFMGTEKRGVDLPHVSQNFETNVPGIFIAGEMGGMGLIKNAVEQGKQAVENLAKGIKPKHTNDYDLVVIGAGPAGISASLQAHKMGLKTITLEQDTLGGTVYTFPRQKIVMTSPMDLPLHGQAKLYETSKQELLDLWTEVLGKHKIEIQERKKVEEIVAENGGFCVKTKTDESFSTQKVLLAIGRRGTPRKLGIPGEDTQKVAYRLLEPELIHKKQIVVVGGGDSAIESALLLMEQNEVTLSYRKDTFSRLKPKNSENIKKAIADHKISAVLNSNLVAIDTNKVVLQLNGEKNTIELSNDLVYIFAGGELPTAFLKKAGIKISTKFGEAILTHKKQA, from the coding sequence ATGGGAGCAGAACTGGATAAAATACTGATTTACGGAAGCGTTGGCCTTTTGCTTTTTGTGGTTTTGTGGATTTACATCCGCAAACAAAAAAAAGAGTCGAAAGAAGTGGAGGAAAAGATAAAAGTAGCCAAAGAAGAGGGTTTGTACGAGCCGGTATCACTTCATCCCGTGGTAGACGTAAACTCGTGTATTAAAAGCGGAGCCTGTATTCTGGCATGTCCCGAGCACGATATTCTGGGAATAAGAAATGGAAAGGCCACTGTTATAAACGCAAGCCGCTGTGTTGGCCATGGTGCATGTTTTCATGCCTGCCCCACACAGGCTATTTCGCTGTTTATGGGCACCGAAAAACGGGGCGTTGATTTGCCGCATGTAAGTCAGAATTTTGAAACCAATGTTCCGGGTATTTTTATTGCCGGCGAAATGGGGGGAATGGGTCTGATTAAAAATGCCGTTGAACAAGGCAAACAAGCCGTTGAAAATCTGGCGAAAGGAATAAAACCAAAACACACAAACGACTACGATCTGGTAGTTATTGGCGCCGGTCCTGCCGGAATATCTGCCAGTTTACAAGCCCACAAAATGGGACTAAAAACAATAACACTGGAGCAAGATACGCTGGGTGGAACCGTTTACACCTTCCCTCGGCAAAAAATTGTTATGACTTCGCCCATGGATTTACCGCTTCACGGACAAGCAAAACTCTACGAAACCAGTAAACAAGAACTTCTTGACTTGTGGACAGAAGTGCTGGGGAAACATAAAATAGAAATTCAGGAACGTAAAAAAGTTGAAGAGATAGTGGCCGAAAACGGAGGATTTTGTGTAAAAACCAAAACGGATGAATCTTTTTCTACTCAAAAAGTACTTTTGGCAATTGGAAGGCGCGGCACACCCCGAAAATTAGGAATTCCGGGCGAGGACACACAAAAAGTTGCCTACCGCTTATTGGAGCCCGAACTGATACATAAGAAACAAATAGTTGTGGTTGGCGGTGGCGATTCAGCCATAGAATCGGCACTGCTTTTAATGGAACAAAACGAAGTAACACTTTCGTATCGAAAAGATACTTTTTCGAGACTAAAACCAAAAAACAGTGAAAACATTAAAAAGGCCATTGCAGATCATAAAATTAGTGCTGTTTTAAATTCAAACCTGGTTGCCATTGATACAAACAAGGTTGTTTTGCAATTAAACGGCGAAAAAAACACAATAGAACTCAGCAACGATTTGGTGTATATTTTTGCAGGAGGCGAACTACCCACTGCCTTTCTGAAAAAAGCAGGAATTAAAATAAGCACAAAATTTGGCGAAGCGATTTTAACGCATAAAAAACAAGCATAA